AGTTAAAAACATTTCGTGCATCGCGACAGTTTTCTTAAAAGTAGCCAAATATTCCCTGCAGATTGAAATATACATGTAATATCCAAACTGCGTACTGTTCTAACAATCAATCAAAGGAAGTTAATAACTCACGCTTCCAATTCTTGtttcatcttcataaattCCTCTCGTGTCATACTGCCCTCGCCTTCACCAAGTTTCTGCAGCTTCTCTCTAGAGGCATCGAAATCAGGTCTTGGAGGGCAAGGTGGAATCTAGAACAAGGATCAAACTTTCAAAACACCAACCTCTTCACAGAGTGACAAACAAATCAATGAAATCAAACAGCTTACAATGTAACCAGCATACTCTTCGTTCTCCTCGAATCTGTCGTGTAACCAAACAAACTCCTCGTGCTGTCTAACTACGAAAAATTCAGACTTTTGGAAATCGGGCAATGTAGTCTTTGTGTGGACcgtaaacttgactttgtctTTTTCACTAAGCGCATCGGAAATGTCAACCTGCAGTGCCTTGTCATTGTGCTCCAGCGAGGATTCATTGGATATTGTCTGCAAGCACACAATGGAAAGGAAAAACGCATTGTCAAGGCGTGTGCACAGATCGACAACGACACGTCATAGGagagtattaaaaaaaagaggcgTAGAACGAAACAAATCGGAGcagaaaaaaggaggagcaGTGGAATGAAAAGTATAGCTTTAATACCTTCTTAGTGGGCACACTGTTGATGATGTCCGTGGTGTCGCATATCCCGTCCTGCAACATTTCGCCGATTTTAGCAACGAGCCGCGAGGGTGTTTTCGAGGGATTTCATTAAAAGCCTGCAGATGACCGGCTGCCAACCGAATGATAACAGGTTCCACCTACCATCATGGCGTCGAGCagcgtcctctctctctctctctctctctctctctctctctgttcttTATATTCCTTTCTCACTCACTCTACTCTCGTCCCGAGTAGCCGTCGTAGTGCGGCTCGTCTCTGTCGCTCTCCGACTCCGCAGCGCGCAAACGTCAGAGAAGAGCTGCTGCACCTCTTGGGGAAGTCCGGAAGTCACATACTACACTGGGAATTCCCGAGCCCAGTAGACGACGACGGGGGAGGATGAGCGCCCTAACCTCAAACTGACTGCTCGAGCCGCCCCTTGTTGATCACGACATCGAGGATCCTTCTTTTCCTCCTTGTCTTCCGCTACGCCCTCGACACTCAAACTGCTGCGGTCCAGCTTATACTCGTAATTCCTTCGCgatgattttgattttattctcTATCGCTGAGTGTGTTGTCGAGAGCGCGACTTTTGTATAcgtgtgttattttttttctttcgatcCTCTTCAGGCTCGACGAATCAGCTGAACGCAACGAGAAGACGCAGAGCCAGCAACTCGCGAGATGAGAGGAAAAGAGATACTGTATTACACTTGCAGCTCTCTGTGCGCGCTAGTGTAGGTACGCATAGATCTATTTATGTGTgctatatgtataggtatataagcacactttctctcttactctcgtTCCGATTGCTCCGAGCCCCATCATCCTTTCCTATTTATctcatctctcgctctcgcttctcTCATAATGCACTTTATTAATTCTTGTTATCTCGTCTGTTCACTCGGAATTAGATCTGTCTCCATGTAGACTATTACACTGAAATTCAATCTCGATTGAAGCACAACGACTGCGAACTTTCTGCGATCTAATGGAAATTTAAATCTTGATTCGTGTCTATAAAAGCGACGATGGAAAGAGTTTCGAACAAGTTATTGAATTTGAATATGCCCTACATATTCGAAAAGCAAACATATAGGAAATGACAAGCTTTTACGCGAATATAATTTTGCTGGATAAGAACAATCATTATTACGCTGCATTACGTATTTCGCTAGATAAGAATATGCAAACCACTTAAATCACGTAAACACGCATGGATTATATACCAAAAGAACGGCGTGATATTGAACAACAATATTTCTTCGTATTTcaaatcatatttttatttatactctataatatttatatatgtataggacTGAAGATTTGACAGATAAGTTTTGAgttaatttcatttttaattttagcatGATAGAGATTTTTCCAAGAAGCCTTGCTTGGTAcaatattgtttataataaagaataatttaAGTAACAATCATTTAAGAGAATTTTATACTGGATGTACAAATATATGAAACATTCTTTTAATCCTACTGGCATGATCTCGGAAaaagttctttttttataccctttcgtgtgtgtgtgtgtgtgtgtgtgtgtgtgtaccaaAAAGTATACAATCACTTATTATTTGTACAGAAGCtgaataaaaagaatatcatCGGAAATTCTTTTTTGGCTCACTTgattttcattcattttttcgtttaatgattagtatataatatatttattatgttATGTACTTAGGTATACATgtcattataatttttttttcatagtttcATGAAAGAAATGTATTTTTCTCTGACTAGTAATTTATTACAGCAAAAGATTTCAGATAAGAATTTCACTGATCTTatcaattcaataaaaaaaaacctcgCTCTACAATGTGTTTCACGTccataaaatatattgttcAAAGATATGCCAAGTAGCTTCAAGTACTCAACAACTTGCTACGATCGATGTGTATGCAAAATAATGTGCAATGCTTGTTTACTCCTATTCATATCCActggagagacagagagactaTAAGAGATGTAGTAAATTCGTCCTAAAACAATCCTCTTGACCAATTGACActtcggttttttttttgatttgaaAACAAAGTCAATCATCACAATTGTTCAAACTTAGTCCTTTGCACGAGTCAATCGTCGCGAGGACAGGGCACCGAAAGTAATAagatttataattatacatCTTAAAACACTTCTATTTGCTATCACAAACAGAtgtttgaaaagaaaatttaagtaAACACTGAAATTCACTTTCGACGCCTGACTCATGTTTGTAACTACGAGGTAATGATTGAAATCTTTTATATATTAGTCATTTTGGTACAGCAATAATACATACATGTACATAAAAGTTGTATAATATGAATGAGCATGAACTAGCATTCCTGCCCCAAATTATCGATACCGCCTCGATGtttaaaagagaaaagaaaacggTGGACCGTTCTTTAGAGCAACAGACCGcggttaaaataaatttaattgaaaaacgATCGGCAGAAAAAACGTACGATACATTTTCGAATACACGATTAAATCAAATACACGCATAATTGAACTAATCTCACGATTTCCTTGCTTCTTAGAAGACGCTAACATACGAGGGACATTTCTTGAATGTCTGCAAAAACGTGTAACACGAGGCTCTTTTCGTTCGACGCACGTCCTGATGTTCAACAATTCGCCTTACAATAATTGCCTACCCGTATAaatgttttccttttttaaataatatataaatatatatattatatatattaacaTACTGCCTATATCACCCATTATTATCTCAGGATAGTAAAAGAAATTAAGTGTACAATGTAGGCGCTTCCCTGTGAAAAACAAAGAGCAGGAATGAGATAATCAGTTCAGATCGTTGAGGGATGAAGTGGTGGGCAAGCGAATCCCAGCCCCTAGCAGCATCCACCGCCTTGTGCACTACCCTGACCACCGGAGCCTGCTATACCACCAGGACTAGTTGGAGAATGTGATGGTCCTATCTTGATACCATTGGCCTGTGATAAAATTACCCTCATTACTGTCGCAACCAGCTCATTTCATGTCAATAAAAACGCAATTTACATGAAAATTCCAATTACCTCATTGTTGATATCAAACACACCCTCCTGGATCTTCTCGTAGATCTCCTTAGCTGTGTTGATGAAAGCTTCCTCTACGTTAGCTGCAGTCTTTGCACTGGTTTCCATAAAAACAAGTCCGTGCTCTCTGGCAAAAGCTTCACCTTCTTCCCTCTTGACTTCTCTTCGAGCATCGAGATCGCTTTTGTTACCAATGAGCATGATAACCATGTTGGAATTTGAGTGCTGTCTGGCATCTTCCAACCAAGTAGTCAGATGGTTGAATGTCTCCCTGCGTGTAATGTCGTACACCAGCAGTGCTCCTGCAGCTCCGCGATAATATGATCTAGTGATGGATCGGAATGCCTCTTGGCCAGCCTGAAAGcaaacaacaacaatccaTTACATAAAGCGCACTGCTTTGTCATCAGAGCTGAGCGATCGAGTAAGGCAGAGTAATTACCGTATCCCAAATCTGGAGCTTGATCTGTTTGCCATCGATGGTGATCATGCGTGCACCAAACTCCACTCCTATGGTGAGATCATGCACCGGCTGGAATCTTTTGTCTGTGAACTGTAGCAGAAGACACGACTTTCCCACGCCTGCAATAAAACAACGCCATTCATCAAGCTCACAGGCGcataaacaaagaaacgcTTCGAGAACGGAGCTGTAAAGAAATGTCAAAATTGGGCCCAAAGCGATATTTTCGGGCGTCCGTCCGTGAATTAATTAGCGACGAGTTATCTAAAGCGCTCGGTAGGAGGAAGCGCGAGCATTGATAATAAACCGTATGTAACAGATTCTCGAGCATCAccatcatcgtcgtcgcggctataggtatatacgctCCGAAAAATCTCATCGTCGCGTAAACAGCAGCGCTGCAGGGCGTGATTCGCGTCGCAGTAGATGCCATCATCCCCCCGAAAAAAAAGTGGTCGTAGCGAACGACGAAAACAATGGGAGCTGTCAAGACGACGTAATATCACGTATACGGGGCTCGAAGGCGTTCACTCGAAGGCGACGAGATATGCGgggtataggtatatacacacaagcTCACCTGTGTCCCCGATGATGATGTACTTGAAGAGGTAGGCGTAAGACATCGTGTGTAGcacagagagatagatagagagcaaaaaaaacaataactcAGGACACGATAGCTGGCGTGGAGTGTGCTGTGTGGTGGCTGCTGCGGAACGGAGTAGTGGTGGATGCGATGCTtgctttgtgtgtgtgtgtgtgtgtgtgtgtaagtgtgTGTTTCGCTGGCTGCTGATGCTTTTTGACGGTCTTATCGCCTTCTGCTTGCTGTTGCTGTTCTGATGACGTCATCGAGAGAGCCAGCCACTGGCGGACAGCTGCTCCGACGACGTCGGCTATGATCGGGAGAATTCGGCTTGGGAAGGGAAGTGATTGGTGGACGAGGTTAGAGTGTCCAGTTTGCCCGCGAACGTTGCTGATTTTTGAATCGAtgtaatgtaaaattttatgtgaACTCATCATCGTTGTATATCGAATAATTCGAACGTCTTACAAGTATATAAACCTTTTATTGTGTCAATAGTTATAAAACAAGTGGATGAATAAGAGCTTTTACAAAAAGTTAAGCAACGAGAAATTCCCATGCATAACAATATCCATTTTATTTATCGCTCCACTTTATATTCCCGAGCGGCAGTCCTTTCTTTCACAGACACGAGAAGAATATTTCGCGGTGAAACTCGCGCGTCGAACTCGGACTTTAACGAGGGCGATAAATTCAGCTCTGACAGGTACAAAAATCTATCGAACAGGACTAATGTTTCCACGAGGGAAGCGAGTAATAACCGCAGGGAACCGAACGTTAAAACTCGCTTCCATTGTTGCAGACGACTCTTCACCTCTTCCCTGTCGAAATCGGCATCCGTCGGACGATCTTTGATTTCCAGGTTCTCGGTCGCTGCCTTGCAGTAcctgaaaaaaacaaaaaaattaacgttATTTAATTATTCGTAACGGAAAAAATCCCTTCAAAAATACTCAACTCTTCGAAACTCGTGCCATCCTTGAGCTTCGTGTTCTTCAGCTGCGTGTGACGCAGACTCGGATTTTTCTCCAGCAACAGGCATTCCAGAACAGCCCGGTACGCGTGAACCTGTTTCGTACGATTGAAAATAAGTGGAACGTCGTGTTCGAACGCTTTGAATACAATGCGACGGTTTCgaagaaaattattatacgCACAATTAAATCGCTGTAATTGTTCGTCTTCAATTTGTCGCAGTGTTTCTCCACAGCGTGACAGGCCACCTCCAGAGCGGCGTAAGACAATCGGCAATTTTCGTTCATCGCTCGCAGATGTCGACTCATCGGGTAGCCGATCTCGGCTCCTGTTTCGCTGAGGGAAAAAGTAAGGCACGCGCCAATTAGCGCTTTTTTGCGCGATAAAACGCAGAAAATTAACCCAGTTCCGGAGTACTCGCGCTTGGATTTAATTAGGAAATTGGGCTAGCACAAAATTAAGATAtaactgtatatatacattacCTCAGCGTCAGCTTCATATAACAGCAGCCGACGATGCAGATAAACCTGGCGCTTTCCTCGTTCGCGTAGAGCCTCAGAAGGGACGCGGCCAAGTCGCCACAGGGATGCAAACCGACGATTCCGAAACCGGTATCGTTATTATCCTCGTCCTCGCCGAAAACTCGCGTCAATTGATCCGCTAATTGTCTCCGGGCTTCCGAGGAGGCTTCTACCAGGAGAGAAACGTGCCGCGGCTTTCTTTCGCGAAAGTCCGGTAAATGCTTCGCTAACGACGCCGACAATTGCTCATCCCATTTTCTAGACACAGTAGAGACGATTAGACTGATGTACGGACTGCATGTTTGCTCGCGCTTCTTCTCACCTGGCGCCGTCGAGTAAAGATCGGTTCTGCTCGACGCACGTGACCGACAGCTCGTGTCTGTAGGCTAAAACACGAGCCAAGTGACCCATACCCGAGCCGATGTCCACGATGCAGTTGCAGTTGGCTTTTTTCGCCGAGTTTGCTGCTATCTGTGTGACAAGTTTATTATTATGTTATCGATATGCGTAAGAGTGATCGGTATGTGCGCACCTCTGACATGACGTTGATTTCGTAGCGTTTCTTCTGCTTCACGTGCTTGCCGAACAGGTTGTCGAACTGCCCGTCTTTGGCGGTGATCGTTGGCTTTTTCTCTTCCAGCTTCTGTTTCTTCGCTGGATTCTCTTCTCGATTTTCCTCGACGATTCTGCACGTCGACGCCGAGCATTTCAGGGTGGTGGACGGTTTTCTGTGGTCCCTGCCGATTTCTGCGACTTGGATGAAGCGACGAAGAGCCAAGAGCGATAGCGGCCAGACCTTTTTGctggaaatatttttttattcgactATTTACAGAAAATCGCATTAATAAGTTATatcgattatttttacttttccgACTCGCCGAGTATCCATCTTCCCAGCTCGTCCGGTGACAATTGGTCGAGAAAGCTTCTCCAGACGCTCGGTAACTTTTGCCAGAGGTCGTCTTCGaaaaaatcctgaaaaaaaattcaaactttaCACGATCAATAATTTGGAATTATATTATAGCCCAGCTTATCTCCGGCCCGCCTACAGATGGCGCTACGAGTCTGCGGCCAAAAATTCAAAGCGACCGATTACATCTTCGGGAAAACGTCAACGCAATTTACTGACGTCTCGAAAACCAACAAAACGCAGCGAAAAACACAGAACGAATACGAACCACAACGTAGGCGTCCAGCATCCATCCGTAAATCTTGAGCGCGCGAAAAATCTGCTCGACGGTCCCTCGTATTCCGGAGCAAATACTGCACTGGCAGTGTGCACGCGTGTTGCCGAGTTCGGCCATTTTTAAACACTGCACAGCTGTTCCTCGCAGCCCGCGAAATTGAAAAGTTGCTCCGAATCCTGATTTTCCTCGAGATTCGCGCGTAATAGCTCCGTAACGTTCCATCAACGTCTCATTAATGTACATAATATCATAAGCCTCAGGCTATAAACGAGCTAATTTAATGCGGCGATGACAATTAAATCTTGACGATCTGCTCCTTTCAGCTCACCTCGTGTCTACTGGcaaaaagggagaaaaaatataatcaaCAAAGCTCGAAAGTCGACTtttccaagagagagagagagagagagagcaaacaAAATCTAATTACGCACGCAGCACGTATGGGCTCAGGGATTTTTTGCGGAAGTGATTATACAGACGCGCGAGAGCTTGTTTCCGAGCCGCGCAATTACCGATCATATTTAACCGCGCACTCGCTAAATTACCGGAGAAATTGTCGTGCGACataagcgcgagagaaaaacatAGAGAGAGGGACTTTGGTTTTCCGGACGCGATTGTATGCTAATCCCTATTCTCGAAGTTGATGTCTGTGCGTGAGCTATGATTTTATTAGAATTAAAGCTTATGCGCTTGATTATATATCTTCTGGTATAACACCGAAAGAAATAGACGTAACAGATACATCCACACGCCTACACAATAccgacgataaaaaaaaaaaatcacaaatcGAATATCCCACACGCGAAGGTCGCATCTCCCGCTTTTATTGCACGCCGAGAAAAGGGGAAAGCGCCTCGACGAAAACACTTTGCGTGCAgagtcttctctctctcccatatatatatattgtcacCGCACGCAACCACATACCTCTACACACGCGTATATTGTACACAACGCGTTATAACCGCacgaaaaataaacttaaaGCGAAACtcttgagcgcgcgcgcaaaatcGTGGCAAAACTCGGCTTTCAAAATCGAAGCCGTAAAAGTCCAGATCCGCAGCAATTTGTATTGCAAATCTCCCGCCACTGCTGCGGTATACAAAAGAGCGTATCTAAAGCAGGCTCCGTAGCGGCGGCTGCTGTATCGTAATAGAAATCTCattgtgcgtgcgcgcgtttCAAAATCGAACGAGTATATTATAGCCATTAAATTCTGCAGATTCTCGATCGGgcatgaaaaagaaaaagaacagAAACACCGTTGCTTTATCGCACTTTCTCCgctggtatatatatatatatacatatatattattcgCCCAATATGGCCCGAAGATTCCAGATATCTATTCTCGATCGCGATGATGTGtactctcgttctccttgttttttttttttttttttttttgcgagtGACTGTATAGGTCGTTTCTTTCTTCGTGGGCGATCTATCTCATTAGAATGAGTTTTTCGAATCGAAAGTGAAATCCGGCGCTGTGGTTTTTGTAACGAAACTTTCCTGCGCGAGAGCTCATCATCGTCCCACGCgatattctctttttttttccaactGCTTCTACAGATATACATGTACTTACGCGTTATAATATATGTAAAAGTAGTGTAAAACTCGTCGTGGGCGACTTCCGCGGAAAAAGTTTCATTTTTCACAGAAGCTATTACACAGAAACGAAAGTGAATTCGAATCCGTGAGCTCGTTCCTGATGTTTAGAGCAATTGCAAGCGCGATTACACAAAACTCATCccgcaaaaaagaaaaaaaaaacaaacgcaATCAACTCTGTGTAtacacccgcgcgcgcgcgcgcgctcatccTTCCGAAGATAAAGTCGAGCGAATAGGAGGCGATCGTGAAATGaatgcaacagcagcagctgtaTTCGATTATAACGAAATGTCAATAGctcgtataatatataatataataggaGCGAGCGATTCATCCGGTCGTATGCGCGCAGacgttttattaataacaGTTCCGCTATATATAGTGCGCCAGCTCAAGCACGTATATAATTCCTACGTTCCACTTTGCGCTTGTGTATACGCTACTACTATATACTTTCACTCTTCAGCAGTTACGTTATTGctctcgcgtgtgtgtcttgctgtgctctcgctctcgatctgtatacgtgtgcatatatatatatatatatatatatatatatatatatatatgcgcgtgAATCTGCCGTTCTAACATGgtccgaagaaaaaaaacacatggAACGTAAAGGCTCGCAGTCGCGTATAAGGCGTGTAAAAGCGCGTAATTTACACGGCTACCGAAGCGCGAGATATTCGGACTTTGGGAATATCACGTGTCATTCGCGGATTTCACTGGGCATGTGAAAGaaagcttcttcttcttcttatctCGTTAGCCTATGCGCTAAACGCTTCGGCAAAGCCGACGATGTTTACACGTACTACTGTGCAGCGCGAGTAGCGCAAATATTTATCGCGAACTATACTGTGTATTCACTCGTTGGAATAGATCGAAGGCTCTTTAAAGACCGACGTTTACGTAGTTTTACGACACTTCCAGTTTTATACATTCTCGTctataatctctctctctcgcgcacaatAGCAACTCGGCCGCGGTGAAAACGCTGCTTTTCTCTCGAAACGtcgaattttgaaagttttcCCATACAATATTCTTATTAATCAGCGCTTCTCATTAACGTCCAGCTCGGCGAAGAAAACAAAGTGCGtgcggtatatatatatatatatatacatacactcgaaggaagaaaaacaaagtcaCGCTCCGCAGCTGAGAACCGGGGCGAAATAACAGAAAAAGGATGCTAAGACCGAATGTATATAATCTTTATAATACGCATGTTATCGCTTGCTCCATCTTCTCGTAACCGTCGAGCTGATGCATATAATAGCGCCGCGTGCAAACGACGAGCGAAATCACAGCTATATAGCGTAGCAATGGAAAGTCCATACGCACACCTTTTATGAAATTAATACTTGCCGATACTTTCATCTCTCGCTGCGCATATATGATGCTAGTGGCGAATGTTTATACGGCCGATTATATAaacttcgcgcgcgcgcgcggcctctTCACCTTTTTTCCGACAGCGGCGATCACTTTTTCGCCGATCGGCCTTAACAGCTAGTAAAACGACGTTTTTCTTGAGGATAGTGCGGAGATACGACGCGCACGTAAGCTTTCAGGATGAAAAAGTTCTGGAAAATCGACAGCCCAGCGGAGAGTTGCGCAATTTTCACGATGACGAGGCTTCCTCTCTCAGCGCGGCAAATTGAGGGTATATACTGTTGGTTAAAAATGATTTGCGCGACTTGTCCGCCGAAAAGTATCGAAAAACGCTCTAGCTCGTTCGTTTGCGCAACGGCTATATACGAGAGAGCTGCAGCAAATTTATAACAGAGTGTGTCGTTATATACCAGCggataaaatttgtttaaaatattccaaaCTTTCACCCGTGCGAGAATCTCGCGTCTTTTTACGCGTATAGATGtacttttataaaagtataggCTCGCATCGATGCACCAATACACATAAAATTATAACAGCTTTgcataacacacacacacacacacgcgcgcgcacgtgggCTAAACTCGCATCCAAACCTCGAAGATTGATCGAGCGCACGCGCGTCTCGACACAGTTATTTCGCACTGGCTCTCCGCTGCACAGGATTTACTTTCGCGCCAGCTGAAACGTTCGAAAAATTAATCTCGAAAAGCACAggctgcacacacacgcgcgagttACGTAAATTACGCGAGCGCGTGTGCTTggattttaaatttgtttattctATAATATAATGACCGCAGCTCTCTCGTCGTCCTCGTGTGTGCAGTAATGGGGAATTTCGTTAGGAGCACGGgatgtaatatacgtgtgaggAAACCGCAGGGCTACGTCTCTGCGGTGggttttaataattgtaataatacatacacacgcagaCAAATGAAATCACGCGTACGAGGCTCGTGTATTTGGAAAAAAGGGAAGAAAAaccaagagaaagagagagagagatgaactTTCACGTATACACCACATGTgcagtacacacacacacacacagaattttcatAACAGCGCACTATCCCTCGCAGAGCACCGAATGAACACACGTAATATATTCTCAATTTTATGTGAGCCGGGAGAGCCTAACGATGCATACGTAAATTGCTTTGCGTCAGGCTTAATGACTGCCAACAATTGAGCACGCTTTTAACCCATATTActagagcagagagagagagagagagagagagagactcgcacGCAATGTGTAACAATGCCCCGAAACGCCCCGTGCGCATAATACTTTATATACGCTTGAATTGCGCGCGTTCGACTGAGCTGTCTTGTgtgttttgagaaaattctCGCGTTTTTCGTGAATATAATCTCACGCATTGTCCGCGCGATTATTCCACGTTTAGAGTTTTCGACTGTGTGTATATTACATGCAGGAGCGTTGTCTAATTAGACGGTTGTAAGGCACAATAAGGCGTCGTTTGACGCCGACGAGGCTCGCTTTAGAtttgtgtgagagagagagagagagacttggGCAATACGCGTGTATGATAGTTCGTGGGGGCAA
The sequence above is a segment of the Nasonia vitripennis strain AsymCx chromosome 3, Nvit_psr_1.1, whole genome shotgun sequence genome. Coding sequences within it:
- the LOC100119318 gene encoding ras-related protein Rab-2 produces the protein MSYAYLFKYIIIGDTGVGKSCLLLQFTDKRFQPVHDLTIGVEFGARMITIDGKQIKLQIWDTAGQEAFRSITRSYYRGAAGALLVYDITRRETFNHLTTWLEDARQHSNSNMVIMLIGNKSDLDARREVKREEGEAFAREHGLVFMETSAKTAANVEEAFINTAKEIYEKIQEGVFDINNEANGIKIGPSHSPTSPGGIAGSGGQGSAQGGGCC
- the LOC100119348 gene encoding protein RRNAD1: MAELGNTRAHCQCSICSGIRGTVEQIFRALKIYGWMLDAYVVDFFEDDLWQKLPSVWRSFLDQLSPDELGRWILGESENKKVWPLSLLALRRFIQVAEIGRDHRKPSTTLKCSASTCRIVEENREENPAKKQKLEEKKPTITAKDGQFDNLFGKHVKQKKRYEINVMSEIAANSAKKANCNCIVDIGSGMGHLARVLAYRHELSVTCVEQNRSLLDGARKWDEQLSASLAKHLPDFRERKPRHVSLLVEASSEARRQLADQLTRVFGEDEDNNDTGFGIVGLHPCGDLAASLLRLYANEESARFICIVGCCYMKLTLSETGAEIGYPMSRHLRAMNENCRLSYAALEVACHAVEKHCDKLKTNNYSDLIVHAYRAVLECLLLEKNPSLRHTQLKNTKLKDGTSFEEYCKAATENLEIKDRPTDADFDREEVKSRLQQWKRVLTFGSLRLLLASLVETLVLFDRFLYLSELNLSPSLKSEFDARVSPRNILLVSVKERTAAREYKVER